Proteins co-encoded in one Oxyura jamaicensis isolate SHBP4307 breed ruddy duck chromosome 7, BPBGC_Ojam_1.0, whole genome shotgun sequence genomic window:
- the MAP3K19 gene encoding mitogen-activated protein kinase kinase kinase 19 isoform X3 produces the protein MGEHTSLPFLLKKENIRHGFDFSFLLQATCTESNISKSFMDLGAFHIIAHAQQRLNITIQEKRNKKSEFHLPPVTFQPARTIHLALLEENFVEGTKIRNTLNIMNFIPQPIKPVNRFYQYQVDNLLKRDAEKSSGLIVATVSDKFTPTQDLCCFSKDKYKYSSDRKEEIENNLKWREADVATNIEKNDQMKYQFSVACKDVDIVTQVSYGDASSSYFSTSNTVINCGIFTVLCPVSNNTDTLRAGEKEKRVQNSCTTSIEGGDVPEMTVGYIPCEDAESVNFMLGNHDLDSSCTNEVFEAYCALEGNSVAAVIHRVQDCSGKQTENNVCLLEFKKKKEAMQEMTARDQSELVPVAQVTFSEQEPAKEPPIAKRPARRRSVVHSLLPHVSQSCNVPAHKENDKGEMKMNRNKHSSKSKISSKIKIAEGVIVSDEISTKYNAQEMNAKNQIFPSLQLPCMESETSLKCRKKIPQANKYHFPQSAQKLKKQSFSCSCKNPVILKKPVTPLSLPCAQPASDFVHLKYSDMFKKINSNDNGPGIYEMFATPVYSHMRELDRHENSSYRDVCSSPPGRCTASTCRSTCNKRRESSQVRNTQKRTYSKPKKTVSGTKQKQKGLIPKDKSIKLSDSNTERDNVITSGLDCQIQTPRSMSLVCGDLDDPLMFLEELSQPSKQNKTKSNSKLSPITEVSFEKSLDSQDVSNHQIASTCSQNLLQFSNKDYTECAAVHSSLLTTDQNICVPQYRVDKDGCTGLESDQTSFRTINRHESLHFSDRLQCQSLAKKLSQSWAYTPQGSSLANEFTQPSVIQTTNVTSPSFQTSQNILSWAGKKDVTEDLLCCLAAELLVLEEKDVNSARTKIADSKMQNAYTKEEGNTMNGDGEIVNSALAKQSYSRAFLGSNEERDLLNCEESTEVPGSILTNKDTIMWTRGEVLGKGAYGTVYCGLTSQGQLIAVKQVVLDTSDQLTTEKEYQKLHEEVDLLKTLKHVNIVTYLGTCLEDNILSIFMEFVPGGSISSIIHRFGPLPEIVLRKYTKQILEGVAYLHDNGVVHRDIKGNNVMLMPNGTVKLIDFGCARRLAWASLSGTHSELLKSVHGTPYWMAPEVINESGYGRKSDIWSVGCTVFEMATGKPPLASMDRIAAMFYIGAHRGLMPSLPERFSGAAADFVHACLTRDQHERPSARQLLDHPFVKGRQ, from the exons ATGGGAGAGCACACTTCTCTACCTTTCTTGCTGAAGAAAGAGAACATAAGACATGGCTTTGACTTCAGCTTTCTGCTACAGGCCACATGCACAGAATccaacatttcaaaatcatttatGGATTTGGGTGCCTTTCATATAATAGCACATGCTCAACAAA GGTTAAATATAACAATACAAGAAAAGAGGAACAAGAAATCTGAG TTTCATTTGCCACCAGTGACATTTCAGCCTGCAAGAACAATTCATCTTGCTCTTCTAGAGGAAAATTTTGTCGAAGGCACCAAGATCAGAAATACTTTGAATATTATGAACTTTATTCCTCAGCCTATAAAACCAGTTAACAGATTTTATCAGTATCAGGTAGACAATCTATTAAAAAGAGACGCTGAAAAGTCTTCAGGCCTGATTGTGGCTACTGTTTCTGATAAGTTCACTCCAACACAAGACCTGTGCTGCTTCAGCAAGGATAAATATAAGTACTCTAGtgacaggaaagaagaaattgaaaacaatttgaaatgGAGGGAAGCTGATGTAGCTACCAATATTGAAAAGAATGACCAGATGAAGTATCAGTTTTCAGTGGCTTGTAAGGATGTAGATATTGTGACCCAAGTCAGTTACGGGGATGCTAGTTCTTCCTACTTCAGCACAAGTAACACTGTGATAAACTGTGGAATATTTACAGTTCTATGTCCTGTGTCAAACAACACAGACACTTTAAGAGctggtgagaaggaaaaaagagtgCAGAATTCCTGTACAACCAGTATAGAAGGAGGAGACGTTCCAGAAATGACAGTGGGTTATATACCCTGTGAAGATGCTGAGAGCGTGAACTTCATGCTTGGCAATCATGATTTAGATTCGTCCTGTACAAATGAAGTGTTCGAGGCCTACTGTGCCTTAGAAGGTAACTCTGTAGCTGCAGTCATTCACAGAGTGCAAGAttgttctggaaaacaaacagaaaataatgtttgtcTTCTtgaattcaaaaagaaaaaagaagcaatgcaAGAAATGACTGCAAGAGATCAAAGTGAGCTTGTACCTGTTGCCCAGGTTACATTCTCTGAACAAGAACCAGCTAAGGAACCACCCATTGCTAAACGGCCTGCCAGGAGAAGGAGTGTTGTTCACAGCCTCCTTCCTCACGTTAGTCAGAGCTGCAATGTTCCTGCtcacaaagaaaatgacaaaggtGAGATGAAGATGAATAGAAACAAACATTCATCAAAATCTAAAATAAGTAGCAAGATAAAGATAGCTGAAGGGGTAATTGTTTCTGATGAGATTTCCACAAAATATAATGCACAAGAGATGAATGCTAAGAATcagatttttccatctttgcagCTGCCATGCATGGAATCCGAGACTTCCCTGAAATGTCGGAAAAAAATACCTCAAGCAAACAAATACCATTTTCCCCAGAGTGCtcaaaaacttaaaaagcaaagtttctcctgcagctgcaaaaatccagttattttaaagaaacctgTTACTCCTCTTTCTCTACCGTGTGCACAGCCTGCTTCAGATTTTGTACATCTGAAATACAGTGACatgttcaagaaaataaattcaaatgacAACGGTCCAGGTATTTATGAAATGTTTGCAACTCCAGTCTATTCCCACATGCGTGAGCTTGATCGACATGAGAACAGTTCTTACAGAGATGTTTGTTCTTCTCCCCCTGGGAGATGCACTGCTAGCACCTGCAGATCTACCTGcaataaaaggagagagagcagCCAAGTAAGAAACACTCAAAAGAGAACGTATTCTAAGCCAAAGAAGACCGTATCTGGtaccaaacaaaagcagaaaggctTAATTCCAAAGGACAAAAGTATCAAATTGAGTGATAGCAACACAGAGAGAGATAATGTGATAACTTCTGGTCTGGATTGTCAAATACAGACTCCAAGGAGCATGTCGCTGGTTTGTGGAGACTTAGATGATCCGCTTATGTTTTTAGAAGAGCTTTCACAGCcatccaaacaaaataaaacaaaatcaaattcaaaGTTATCTCCTATTACAGAAGTCTCTTTTGAGAAGTCTTTAGACAGTCAGGATGTATCCAACCATCAGATAGCTTCTACCTGTAGCCAAAATCTTCTTCAGTTCAGTAACAAAGACTACACAGAATGTGCAGCTGTACACAGCAGTTTATTAACAACAGACCAGAACATTTGTGTACCCCAGTACAGGGTGGATAAGGATGGCTGCACGGGCCTGGAATCAGACCAGACCTCCTTCAGGACTATAAATCGGCATGAATCATTGCACTTTTCAGACAGACTGCAGTGTCAATCCCTTGCAAAAAAATTAAGTCAGAGCTGGGCATACACACCTCAGGGCAGTAGTTTGGCAAATGAATTTACTCAGCCTTCAGTGATTCAGACAACAAATGTTACAAGTCCCAGTTTCCAGACAAGTCAAAACATTTTGTCCTGGGCAGGTAAAAAGGATGTGACCGAGGACTTGCTTTGTTGTCTGGCTGCAGAATTGCTAGTGCTTGAAGAAAAAGACGTCAACTCTGCAAGAACAAAAATTGCAGATTCTAAAATGCAGAATGCCTATAcgaaagaagaaggaaatacGATGAATGGAGATGGAGAAATAGTAAACAGTGCTCTAGCGAAG CAGAGTTACAGTAGAGCCTTTTTGGGatcaaatgaagaaagagaCCTGCTAAACTGTGAGGAATCCACTGAAGTGCCCGGAAGCATTTTAACTAACAAGGATACTATCATGTGGACGAGAGGTGAAGTTCTTGGAAAGGGAGCCTATGGCACA GTATACTGCGGTCTGACAAGCCAGGGACAGCTAATAGCAGTAAAACAGGTTGTTTTGGATACGTCAGATCAACTCACTACCGAAAAGGAATATCAGAAGTTGCACGAGGAAGTTGATCTTTTGAAGACACTGAAACATGTCAATATTGTAACTTATTTAGGAACTTGTCTGGAAGAcaacattttaagcattttcatGGAGTTCGTTCCCGGTGGCTCGATTTCTAGTATTATTCATCGTTTTGGTCCATTGCCAGAAATTGTCCTTCgtaaatacacaaaacaaattctAGAGGGGGTTGCGTACTTACACGACAATGGTGTGGTGCATAGAGATATCAAGGGCAATAACGTTATGCTCATGCCAAACGGTACAGTAAAGCTAATCGACTTTGGCTGTGCCCGGCGCTTAGCCTGGGCAAGCCTCAGTGGCACACACAGCGAGCTGCTCAAGTCCGTGCATGGGACTCCGTACTGGATGGCACCAGAAGTTATAAATGAATCTGGGTACGGAAGAAAATCGGACATCTGGAGCGTCGGCTGCACCGTGTTTGAGATGGCAACAGGAAAACCACCGCTGGCTTCCATGGACAGGATAGCAGCCATGTTCTATATCGGGGCCCACAGAGGGCTGATGCCTTCCCTGCCTGAGCGATTCTCGGGAGCTGCAGCGGATTTTGTGCATGCGTGCTTAACCAG AGATCAGCATGAACGCCCTTCTGCTCGGCAGTTGCTGGACCATCCCTTTGTGAAAGGAAGACAGTGA